The Terriglobia bacterium nucleotide sequence GCCTGCTGGTACAGGGAAATCGCCTTGTTCTGCTGGTGCAGCATCATGTAGGCGTCGCCCAGCAGGACCATAGCTTCATCATCGTCCGGCCGCGCCGCCACGTCGGCTTCCAAAATCTCAATGGCCTTGGGATAGTTTCTTTCCTGAAAGGCCAGCTCCGCCCGGTAGAGCCGCCCCTGGCCACCGTTACGGACTGACAATTCGTGTCCGGCTGCAACCAGGATCCCCGCGGTCACCAGGATCGTGGCCAGTTGCAGCAGTTTGTGATTGCGGGCGAATGCTCCCAGCGGCAATCCGATGATCAGTCCGGTCACAAAGCCACCCAGGTGGCACATGTTGTCAGTATTGGGGGAATTCATCCCCATCACCAGACTGAAGACGATGAACAGGCCAACCGAGCCCAGCAAAGATCGCCGCTGTTTTTCGCGGACAGGCAATTCTCCGAACTTCAAGCCGGCCACAATGGCCCCAGCGATGCCGAAGAGCGCTCCGGAAGCCCCCACCTCAAGCCGGTCCGGCGCATAGCCGATGCTGAGCAGCGCTCCACCCACGCCGGTGAGCATGTAAATCAGGAATGTCTGCCATTTGCCGAACAGGCGCTCGGAGAGCGGTCCTAGAAACCACAGGGCCCACATGTTCATTCCGATGTGGATCAAACCGCTGTGCAAAAACCCGGCGGTCACCAGCCTCCAGTATTCGCCGCCGGTGGTAAGCGGGCCAAAGTTTCCGCCCCATCGGATCAGCGCCAGCCCGCTGGGCGAAAACATTCCCACACCAGATACCACCATGGCCACGTACACCGCCAGGTTGATGGCCAGCAGAATGCAGGTCGCCGGATAGTCGCGCAGCGTGCCGGTGGTCAGCATGCTGCGCGCGCGGCTGGTAGCGCGTCCGGCGCAGCGGTCGCACAGGACCGGCGCCACTCCTTCTTCGTTTACGACGAGTTCAGCGCCGCATTTCAGGCATTTGGGCATGATGAGTACTGGGATAAGAAGTAAATCAAAGTTTATGGTTTGTCCAACGGTTTGCCGATCCTATTTTGTTGAAGCAGGGGCCTTTTGGGCCTGCTCAAGTTTGTTGGCGAGGTCGGTTTCGCGCTGGGCTTCTGCGGTGCTTCCTTGCGCCAGCAGAACGGCCGCCAGTTCGCGATGCGCCTCCGCGTCCTGGGCAT carries:
- a CDS encoding rhomboid family intramembrane serine protease; translation: MPKCLKCGAELVVNEEGVAPVLCDRCAGRATSRARSMLTTGTLRDYPATCILLAINLAVYVAMVVSGVGMFSPSGLALIRWGGNFGPLTTGGEYWRLVTAGFLHSGLIHIGMNMWALWFLGPLSERLFGKWQTFLIYMLTGVGGALLSIGYAPDRLEVGASGALFGIAGAIVAGLKFGELPVREKQRRSLLGSVGLFIVFSLVMGMNSPNTDNMCHLGGFVTGLIIGLPLGAFARNHKLLQLATILVTAGILVAAGHELSVRNGGQGRLYRAELAFQERNYPKAIEILEADVAARPDDDEAMVLLGDAYMMLHQQNKAISLYQQALKVNPNSKDAQQALKELQDESLQQEDSPAKK